The genomic region GCCGCCCATGTACGGGTTGTACGCGTTGTTGAAGAGATCGGGGGACCCCTCCGGGCAGGCCGCGCCCGGTCCTGAGTCGTCGACTGAGGCGTCGAACCCGCTCGCGTCGGGTTCCCAGTAGTCGTCGATCGGCGGGCGGCAGCCCTGCGCCAGCGCGATCGCCGCGCCGAGGGCGAGGATCGGAAGGGCCGGTGTCGATGTCCTGTTCATGCTCACACCCCTGGTTCGTTCTCCGCCATCATAATACACTATCCGCGCCGCGAGCCACGTCACTTGACGACGTGACACCGTTGGAAGGGAGAAGCCCGTGCGCGCGACGCCCCCAGCCGAGCTGCCGATCCTGAGGCTCGTGCCGCTGCTCAAGCCGCTCGTCTGGGGCGGACGCCGGCTCGAGACCTCGCTCGGCCGCGCGCTCCCTGAGGGCGTGGCCGTCGGCGAGTCGTGGGAGATCGTCGATCTCGAGGGCGAGCAGTCGATCGTCGCGGACGGGGCGTTCGCGGGCGCGTCGCTCGGCGAGCTGCGGAGGGATCACGCCGCGGCGCTCCTCGGCGCGGTGCCGCCCCTCGACGGGCGGTTCCCGCTCGTGCTGAAGTTCATCGACGCGCGGGAGACCTTGTCGGTCCAGGTGCACCCGGGACCCGCGGCGTGCGCGCGCATCGGGCGCGGGGCGCGGCCCAAGACCGAGGCGTGGTACGTGATGGCCGCCGAGCCCGGCGCGGTGCTGTACCTCGGCCTCGCCCCGGGCACGGATCGCCGCGCGTTCGAGGCGGCGCTCGCCGCGGGGGACGTCGCGCGCCTGCTCCGCCGGATCGAGGTCGAGGCGGGCGAGATCGTCCACGTCCCGACCGGGACGGTGCACGCGATCGGCGGCGGGATCCTGCTCGCCGAGGTGCAGCAGTCGTCCGACACGACCTACCGCGTCTTCGACTGGAACCGGGTCGGCACGGACGGGAGGCCGAGACAGCTCCACGTCGCAGAGGCGCTCGATTCGATCGGCTTCTCGGGCGCCGCGACAAAGGCCTTCGAGGCCCCGCGCTCCGGCCGCCGCGGCGTGACGTGCGCGGAGCTCAACATGGAGATCCTCTCTCGCGAGGAGGTCGCCGCCGGGTGCTCCTTGTCGAGCGCGGGCTTCGTCGCGTTGGTCGGCGTCTCGGGCTCGGGAATGGCGGAGGTGCGCGCGGGCGGCGAGTCGAGGCGGCTCGGGCTCGGCGGGACGCTGCTCGTTCCCGCGTGCCGCGCGGAGCGCGTTGAGCTCGCGGGCGACGGCGATCTCGTGGTTCTGGCGGCGTTCGCCGGCTCGGGCGGCGGCGCGTAGCGCGGCATTGGACCAAAGCCGCGCGTTTCGCTATGCTCTTCGGCATCGGGTTCGAGCCCCGGCTCGACGCGCCATGACGGGAGGCGACATCATGTGGTGGAGAACGATCGCGGCCGCGCTGCTCGCGGTTCTCATGACGGCGGCACTCGGGTCGTGCGATCCGGCCGAGGGGATCGCCATGGATCCGGACGCCAACTTCGAGGGAGGCCCGCCGGACGCGAGCTCCGATTCGGACTCGGACACCGACTCGGACTCGGACACCGACACCGACACCGATTCCGACTCGGATACGGATTCGGACGCCGACGGCGGCAAGTAACTACTTCTTGAAATAGCGCACGATGCGCGGGGCGAGCCAGATGGCGGCGATCACGGCCGCGATGATCAGGAGCGTCCGCGGGTTGCGGACGAACCGCAGCGCCAGCAGCAGGCCGGCGAGCGCGAGGAGCACGTACAGCCCCGTGCGCCCCTGCCTGGGAGGCGCGGCAGAGGGTGGGGCGCCGCCCCCCGGAGGTTGCGAGGCCCGCCCGCCGCGCCGTGCGTCGTCGTAGCGCGCCCGTCTCTCGGGGTTCCCGATCACGGCGAACGCCGCGTTGATCTGCGCCAGCTTCTCCTTCGCGAGCTCCTCGAGGTCGTTGCCCTGGTGCTTGTCGGGGTGGTACTTCGCCGCGAGGGCGCGGTACGCCCTCGTGATCTCGTCCGCGCTCGCGAAGGATCCGACGCCGAGCACCGCGTAGTAGTCGATCCCGGGATCGAACTCGCTCAATTGCCGGGCCCCTTCATCCTCGTCAGCTGCTGCGCGTAGTCGGCGTCGGTGCTGAGCAGGATCCACGTGTTCTCGTCCACGGTCGTCTCGTAGCTCTCGAGGATCTTGACGAACCTGTAGAAGGCCGGGTCCGCCTTGTACGCGTCGGCGTAGATCGCCGCCGCCTCGCCGTCCGCGCGGCCCCGGATCTCCTGCGCCTGGCGGTACGCCTCGGAGCGGATCGTCTTCAGATCGCGGTCCTTCTTGCCGAGGATCTCGGCGGACATCCCCTGGCCCTGGGAGCGGAACGCCTCGGCGACCCGCCGGCGCTCGGACACCATGCGGTCGAAGACCTTCGCCTGCACGCTCTCCACGTAGTCGATGCGCTTGAACTGCACGTCGCGCAGCTCGATGCCGAGCTTGGCCACCTCGGCCGACGCCCGTTCGAAGATGAGCTGCGTCAGCTTCATGCGGCCGGCGGTGATGGTGTAGATCATCTCCTCGCCCATGGTGCTCACGCCGAGGACCGAGGGCGCGGCCTCGGGCTTCTGCGCGACCTTCTCGGGCGCCGGGGGCGGCACCGCGTCGTCGCCCGCCTTCGCCTCCTTCTCGTCCTCGACGCCGCCGTCCGCGTCGTCCGCCGGGGCCGGCTGCTCCCGGGCGGTCTCCTCGGCCGTTGCCACCGAGTCCGGCGTCATCGGCTGCGCCGCGCCGGCGGCCATCATCTCCTCGTTGGACAGGGCAAACGCGCGGTTCGTC from Pseudomonadota bacterium harbors:
- a CDS encoding class I mannose-6-phosphate isomerase, giving the protein MRATPPAELPILRLVPLLKPLVWGGRRLETSLGRALPEGVAVGESWEIVDLEGEQSIVADGAFAGASLGELRRDHAAALLGAVPPLDGRFPLVLKFIDARETLSVQVHPGPAACARIGRGARPKTEAWYVMAAEPGAVLYLGLAPGTDRRAFEAALAAGDVARLLRRIEVEAGEIVHVPTGTVHAIGGGILLAEVQQSSDTTYRVFDWNRVGTDGRPRQLHVAEALDSIGFSGAATKAFEAPRSGRRGVTCAELNMEILSREEVAAGCSLSSAGFVALVGVSGSGMAEVRAGGESRRLGLGGTLLVPACRAERVELAGDGDLVVLAAFAGSGGGA
- a CDS encoding J domain-containing protein produces the protein MSEFDPGIDYYAVLGVGSFASADEITRAYRALAAKYHPDKHQGNDLEELAKEKLAQINAAFAVIGNPERRARYDDARRGGRASQPPGGGAPPSAAPPRQGRTGLYVLLALAGLLLALRFVRNPRTLLIIAAVIAAIWLAPRIVRYFKK
- the hflC gene encoding protease modulator HflC, with product VDDPRKFEKRWLGWDGEPTQVTTADKRFIAIDIFARWRIAEPLVYIEKIGTEERAQSRLDDIVESAARNVVANHKLIEVIRTTNRAFALSNEEMMAAGAAQPMTPDSVATAEETAREQPAPADDADGGVEDEKEAKAGDDAVPPPAPEKVAQKPEAAPSVLGVSTMGEEMIYTITAGRMKLTQLIFERASAEVAKLGIELRDVQFKRIDYVESVQAKVFDRMVSERRRVAEAFRSQGQGMSAEILGKKDRDLKTIRSEAYRQAQEIRGRADGEAAAIYADAYKADPAFYRFVKILESYETTVDENTWILLSTDADYAQQLTRMKGPGN